In Anaerolineales bacterium, the following are encoded in one genomic region:
- a CDS encoding PQQ-dependent sugar dehydrogenase, whose amino-acid sequence MTRTSSLSLLLALGLLLTACGSRPTPTVVTSQPAAPPAAAAETEAVADPPSQAVQPTSDGGVARASQLPDPNGFTWVQVATGFDSPVFMAETADQSGRLFVVEQPGQIWALSEQGEASLFLDIRERVGSRANEQGLLGLAFHPDYVQNGYLYVNYTDRSGDTVISRFSSDANQADAGSEKILLQVDQPYDNHNGGHLEFGLDGYLYIGLGDGGSGGDPLGAGQSLDTLLGKLLRIDVDNGNPYAIPADNAGGGQPEIWAYGLRNPWRFSFDVATGDLYIGDVGQGAWEEINFLPGGTAGGANFGWNYYEGTHGYQGNPPAGGDFVFPVAEYDHSSGCSVTGGYVYRGHELEEWRGVYVYGDFCSGEIYGLLRNADGSWQNARLYDTNFLISSFGRDKHGGIYLVDRAGSIYQLQRQ is encoded by the coding sequence ATGACAAGGACGTCTAGTCTTTCCCTGCTCTTGGCTCTAGGCTTGCTGCTGACCGCCTGCGGCAGCCGGCCCACCCCGACTGTGGTGACCAGCCAGCCGGCGGCGCCGCCGGCCGCGGCGGCCGAAACCGAAGCGGTGGCAGACCCGCCTTCGCAAGCTGTTCAGCCGACCAGCGACGGAGGCGTGGCCCGAGCCAGCCAGCTACCCGACCCCAACGGATTCACATGGGTGCAAGTGGCCACCGGTTTTGACAGCCCGGTGTTCATGGCTGAGACGGCAGACCAGAGCGGACGCCTGTTCGTGGTGGAACAGCCCGGCCAAATTTGGGCGCTCTCTGAGCAGGGCGAAGCCAGCCTCTTTCTGGATATCCGTGAGCGGGTGGGCAGCCGGGCCAACGAGCAGGGCTTGCTGGGACTGGCTTTTCACCCCGATTATGTGCAGAACGGCTACCTGTACGTGAATTACACGGACCGCTCCGGTGATACGGTCATCTCGCGCTTCAGCAGCGACGCCAACCAGGCTGATGCCGGCAGCGAGAAGATCCTGCTGCAGGTGGACCAGCCTTACGACAACCACAACGGCGGCCATTTGGAATTCGGCTTGGATGGCTACTTGTATATTGGGCTGGGCGACGGCGGCTCGGGCGGCGACCCGCTGGGCGCCGGCCAGTCGTTGGACACCCTGCTGGGCAAGCTGTTGCGTATTGATGTGGACAACGGCAACCCCTACGCCATCCCGGCAGACAATGCCGGCGGCGGCCAGCCGGAGATCTGGGCTTATGGCCTGCGCAACCCCTGGCGCTTCAGCTTTGATGTGGCGACCGGCGACCTGTACATTGGGGATGTAGGCCAAGGCGCTTGGGAGGAGATCAACTTCTTGCCGGGCGGTACGGCTGGCGGGGCCAATTTTGGCTGGAATTACTATGAAGGCACGCACGGCTACCAAGGCAATCCCCCCGCGGGTGGCGACTTTGTCTTCCCGGTGGCGGAATATGACCACAGCTCAGGCTGCTCGGTGACCGGCGGCTATGTTTATCGCGGCCATGAACTGGAAGAATGGCGCGGCGTGTATGTCTATGGCGATTTTTGCAGTGGCGAGATCTATGGCCTGCTGCGCAATGCCGACGGCAGCTGGCAAAATGCCCGCTTGTACGACACCAATTTTCTGATATCCTCATTTGGTCGTGATAAACACGGCGGGATATATCTCGTGGATCGCGCCGGGAGTATTTACCAGCTCCAGCGCCAATAA
- a CDS encoding glycosyltransferase encodes MPPKPVISVVIPAYNEERVLAICLQHVNQAVARAGVPCEVIVSDNNSTDRTPEIAKSFGATVVRTTEKGYVHAAIVGIHAARGEIIAMTDSDTRVPPSWLNKIHAAYQRDPELVGVGGGFEFYDGHELIRWLVRVLNRISFRFTIATMVGMNMSFKKDAYLAVGGHDPQINTQADTYLGLQLSKHGKITLLPDITVDASGRRYASLWRAFTETVMRLLNVLWLRLFDRVLVENFVDIRQ; translated from the coding sequence GTGCCACCCAAACCGGTTATTTCCGTAGTGATTCCGGCATATAACGAAGAACGCGTGCTGGCCATCTGCTTGCAGCACGTCAATCAAGCCGTGGCTCGCGCCGGCGTCCCCTGCGAAGTCATCGTCAGCGACAACAACTCCACCGACCGCACACCTGAGATCGCTAAGAGCTTTGGCGCCACGGTCGTGCGCACCACCGAAAAAGGCTATGTGCATGCCGCCATCGTCGGCATTCATGCCGCCCGGGGGGAAATTATCGCCATGACCGATAGCGATACGCGCGTGCCTCCCAGCTGGCTCAACAAGATCCACGCCGCCTACCAGCGCGACCCCGAACTGGTCGGGGTCGGCGGCGGCTTCGAGTTTTACGACGGCCACGAGCTGATCCGTTGGCTGGTGCGCGTCCTCAATCGCATTTCCTTCCGCTTCACCATCGCCACCATGGTCGGCATGAATATGTCTTTCAAAAAGGACGCCTACCTGGCCGTGGGCGGCCATGACCCGCAGATCAACACCCAGGCCGACACCTACCTGGGCCTGCAGCTCTCCAAGCACGGCAAGATCACACTACTGCCAGACATTACCGTGGACGCCTCCGGGCGGCGCTACGCCTCGTTGTGGCGCGCTTTCACCGAAACGGTCATGCGCTTGCTCAATGTGCTCTGGCTGCGTCTTTTTGACCGCGTTCTGGTAGAGAATTTCGTAGATATTCGACAATAA
- a CDS encoding VOC family protein, whose translation MTKLLEAAPVLLVADVVVASSFFRDQLGFTQIDLYNHPADFAIIGRDQVHIMLAQKPASASHLPHWRVAPKTNNIYIWVADVDALYAEVKQRGAPIDFTLYTTPWGTREFGVQDPDGHDIAFGEVLKP comes from the coding sequence ATGACAAAGCTGCTGGAAGCGGCCCCGGTACTGTTGGTAGCCGATGTGGTCGTTGCCAGCAGCTTTTTTCGTGACCAACTCGGCTTCACCCAGATAGACCTGTACAACCATCCGGCGGATTTCGCCATCATCGGGCGCGACCAGGTCCATATCATGCTGGCCCAGAAGCCGGCAAGCGCCAGCCACTTGCCGCACTGGCGCGTGGCGCCCAAGACCAACAACATTTACATCTGGGTGGCGGATGTGGACGCGCTGTATGCTGAGGTAAAGCAGCGCGGCGCGCCGATCGACTTTACGTTGTACACTACCCCGTGGGGCACGCGTGAATTTGGCGTGCAAGACCCGGACGGACACGACATCGCCTTTGGAGAGGTGCTCAAACCATGA
- a CDS encoding aminopeptidase — MADARVQKLAQTLVEYSVGVKPGDWVVIFGHPVAEALTSEVLRYTLRAGGNPSVLYGLGSTSQIFLEEANGEQLKFLSPFERMPFEQADVFVSIDATENTRTLSTADSEKQKIRSVARKEVMEAYMRRSASGELRWTLTQFPCNAFAQEADMPLGAYEDFVYSACKADQPDPVKIWNEIEADQARLVKWLEGKKMLEMHSPTIDMRMSIEGRTFINSTAKHNMPGSEIFTGPVEDSVNGWVQYTFPAIRLGREVDGIRLEFKDGKVVKASAEKNEEYLIKMLDQDPGARFLGELGIGTNYSIDRFTKSILYDEKMGGTIHMAVGASYPETGGKNQSALHWDMICDMRQDSEIRVDGELFYKDGQFQV, encoded by the coding sequence ATGGCGGATGCGCGCGTGCAAAAACTGGCCCAAACCCTGGTGGAATACTCTGTGGGGGTCAAACCCGGCGATTGGGTAGTCATTTTTGGCCATCCGGTGGCCGAGGCGCTGACCAGCGAGGTCCTGCGTTACACCCTGCGGGCCGGCGGCAACCCGAGCGTGCTTTACGGCTTGGGCAGCACCAGCCAGATCTTTCTTGAGGAGGCCAATGGGGAACAGCTCAAGTTCCTTTCGCCCTTCGAGCGCATGCCGTTTGAACAGGCCGACGTCTTTGTCAGCATTGACGCCACCGAGAACACCCGCACGCTGAGCACGGCCGACAGCGAGAAGCAAAAGATCCGCTCGGTGGCGCGCAAAGAGGTGATGGAAGCCTACATGCGGCGCAGCGCCAGCGGCGAGCTGCGCTGGACGCTGACCCAGTTTCCCTGCAACGCCTTCGCCCAGGAGGCCGATATGCCCCTGGGCGCTTATGAGGACTTTGTCTACAGCGCCTGCAAGGCTGACCAGCCGGACCCGGTGAAGATCTGGAACGAGATCGAGGCTGACCAGGCGCGCCTGGTGAAATGGCTGGAGGGCAAGAAGATGCTGGAAATGCACAGTCCGACGATCGACATGCGCATGTCCATCGAGGGCCGTACCTTTATCAACTCCACCGCCAAGCACAACATGCCCGGCTCAGAGATCTTTACCGGTCCGGTGGAGGATTCGGTGAACGGCTGGGTGCAATACACTTTCCCCGCCATTCGCCTGGGGCGGGAAGTGGACGGCATCCGCCTGGAATTCAAGGATGGCAAAGTGGTCAAAGCCTCTGCCGAAAAGAATGAGGAGTACCTGATCAAGATGCTGGACCAGGACCCCGGCGCCCGCTTCCTGGGCGAGCTGGGGATTGGCACCAACTACAGCATTGACCGTTTTACGAAAAGCATTCTGTACGATGAGAAGATGGGCGGCACGATCCACATGGCGGTGGGCGCCAGCTACCCCGAGACGGGCGGCAAGAACCAATCCGCCCTGCACTGGGACATGATCTGCGACATGCGCCAGGACAGCGAGATCCGCGTGGATGGTGAGCTGTTTTATAAGGATGGGCAGTTTCAGGTGTAG
- a CDS encoding response regulator → MASPYALVVEDDPQVAGLFRIALQDAGYQTEVLDNGHKAQVSLMFTAPDLILLDLHLPALDGGVLLRQIRSQSRLAHTRVMLVTGDEAGAQRFADQVDSTLYKPVGYDQVHQVARQLMPLFASS, encoded by the coding sequence ATGGCCAGCCCGTACGCCCTGGTCGTCGAAGACGACCCGCAAGTCGCCGGATTGTTCAGGATCGCCCTGCAAGATGCCGGCTATCAAACCGAAGTTCTGGATAATGGCCATAAGGCTCAAGTCAGCCTGATGTTCACCGCGCCCGATCTGATCTTGCTGGACCTGCACTTACCCGCCCTGGATGGCGGCGTGCTCCTGCGCCAGATCCGCAGCCAGTCCCGCTTGGCGCACACCCGCGTGATGCTGGTCACCGGCGACGAGGCCGGCGCCCAGCGCTTTGCCGACCAGGTGGATAGCACGCTCTACAAGCCGGTGGGCTACGACCAGGTCCACCAAGTGGCCCGCCAGCTCATGCCGCTCTTCGCCAGTTCCTGA
- a CDS encoding molybdopterin-dependent oxidoreductase, translating into MTHTKTPEQEGSLTALGLWLGLLSSLAVLGLLWMGSQLWALPFVPFDLFDWLARVLPGWLIGSVISGMVAVIRALQNILPIGNISDTAKLTEQGMALGLLVAAGGGLGALLGWQARRNPGQLSFYGQLAGLALLAGVLLIEITLGKALRGFAMVWLAVVLVGWGWGLAALLQRGRAAHSSPLSRRQFLRVSGAGLAAAALGSWGLAQLFGSVKRLPERSEGAAEALDPSDPFGSQLTSGPAASPSAEALAGRPAPVPGTRPELTSTADFYRIDINTMAPQVAESSWRVQVHGLVNHPLQLSLSDIRSLPAQTQILTMQCISNPIGGDLTSSSRWTGVPLPYLLAEVDPQAGVVGAHITAADGFDEFVVLEDLQDQRCMLVYAMNDEPLPSEHGYPLRIYIPNRYGMKQPKWITSIEFVSERMDGYWVRRGWDREAIPHTVSVVDTVMVEPGEGAGGMVYTGGIAWAGARGISKVEVQVDSQGWQAAELIQPELSPLNWTLWKYGWPYERGRHTISVRAYDGSGQLQDLTPRGTIPSGATGIHSATVDL; encoded by the coding sequence GTGACCCACACAAAAACTCCCGAACAAGAAGGTTCCCTGACCGCCTTGGGCCTGTGGCTGGGCCTGCTGAGCAGCCTGGCCGTGCTGGGCCTGCTGTGGATGGGCAGCCAGCTGTGGGCCCTGCCCTTTGTGCCTTTTGACCTGTTCGACTGGCTGGCCCGCGTACTGCCGGGCTGGCTGATCGGCTCAGTCATCTCCGGCATGGTGGCGGTTATCCGCGCTCTGCAGAACATCTTGCCCATTGGCAACATCTCGGATACCGCCAAGCTGACCGAACAGGGCATGGCCCTGGGCCTGCTGGTGGCTGCGGGCGGCGGCCTGGGCGCCCTGCTGGGCTGGCAGGCCCGGCGCAACCCGGGCCAACTCAGCTTTTACGGCCAACTGGCCGGGCTGGCGCTTTTGGCCGGGGTGCTGCTGATCGAGATCACCCTGGGCAAGGCCTTGCGTGGCTTTGCCATGGTCTGGCTGGCCGTGGTGCTGGTGGGTTGGGGCTGGGGTTTGGCGGCGCTGCTGCAGCGCGGCCGCGCCGCACACAGCAGCCCGCTCTCGCGCCGCCAGTTCCTGCGCGTCAGCGGCGCCGGGCTGGCCGCAGCCGCCCTGGGCAGCTGGGGGCTGGCGCAGCTTTTTGGCAGCGTCAAACGGCTGCCAGAGCGCAGCGAAGGGGCCGCCGAAGCGCTGGACCCCAGCGACCCCTTTGGCAGCCAGCTCACCTCCGGGCCGGCCGCCTCGCCCTCGGCCGAAGCGCTGGCCGGGCGCCCAGCGCCCGTGCCGGGCACGCGGCCGGAATTGACCTCCACGGCGGATTTCTACCGCATCGACATTAACACCATGGCGCCGCAGGTGGCCGAAAGCAGCTGGCGCGTGCAGGTGCACGGCCTGGTCAACCATCCGCTGCAGCTCAGCCTCAGCGACATCCGCAGCCTGCCGGCCCAAACCCAGATCTTGACCATGCAGTGCATTTCCAACCCGATCGGCGGCGACCTGACCTCCTCCAGCCGTTGGACGGGCGTGCCGCTGCCTTACCTGCTGGCCGAGGTCGACCCGCAGGCCGGCGTGGTGGGCGCCCACATCACCGCTGCAGACGGCTTTGATGAATTCGTGGTTCTGGAGGATCTGCAGGACCAGCGCTGCATGCTGGTCTACGCCATGAACGACGAGCCGCTGCCTTCTGAGCACGGCTACCCGCTGCGCATCTACATCCCCAACCGCTACGGCATGAAGCAACCCAAGTGGATCACCAGCATCGAATTCGTGTCCGAGCGTATGGATGGTTACTGGGTGCGCCGCGGTTGGGACCGTGAGGCCATCCCCCACACGGTCTCGGTGGTGGATACGGTGATGGTCGAACCGGGCGAAGGCGCCGGAGGCATGGTCTATACCGGCGGCATTGCCTGGGCGGGGGCGCGCGGCATCAGCAAGGTGGAAGTGCAGGTGGACAGCCAAGGTTGGCAAGCCGCCGAGCTGATCCAGCCAGAGCTGAGCCCGTTAAATTGGACGTTATGGAAGTATGGCTGGCCTTACGAGCGTGGCCGGCACACCATCAGCGTGCGCGCCTACGACGGCAGCGGCCAGCTGCAAGACTTGACGCCGCGCGGCACGATCCCCAGCGGGGCCACCGGCATTCACTCGGCCACGGTCGATCTATAA
- the infC gene encoding translation initiation factor IF-3, with product MQISTSDYRVNRAIRAKEVRLIDGDGENRGVVSIEEALRIAEAAGLDLVEVAANSKPPVCRVVNYGKFTYERTKKEREARKAQKKIEIKEIRLRPKTTEHHRGFKTKAARGWLLEGKKVRVRIRFRGRERDYPEIALQDLKEIAAELQDVSFIEQAPAFEGRTLLMVLAPNEGAAKAAQVEKPEAADTNQEQPAEELEEAAE from the coding sequence ATACAGATTAGTACATCCGATTACCGGGTAAATAGAGCCATCCGGGCAAAAGAAGTCCGTCTGATCGACGGTGACGGCGAGAACCGCGGCGTGGTTTCCATCGAGGAAGCCCTGCGGATCGCCGAAGCCGCTGGTCTGGACTTGGTAGAGGTTGCGGCCAATTCGAAACCTCCGGTTTGCCGGGTAGTCAATTACGGCAAGTTCACCTACGAGCGCACCAAGAAGGAGCGCGAGGCCCGCAAGGCGCAGAAGAAGATTGAGATCAAAGAGATCCGTCTGCGCCCCAAGACCACCGAACACCACCGCGGTTTCAAGACCAAGGCGGCCCGGGGTTGGTTGCTGGAAGGCAAAAAGGTGCGCGTGCGCATCCGCTTCCGCGGCCGTGAACGTGATTATCCCGAGATCGCCTTGCAGGATCTCAAGGAGATCGCCGCGGAATTGCAGGATGTCTCATTCATCGAGCAGGCCCCGGCTTTTGAAGGCCGCACGCTGCTGATGGTGCTGGCCCCAAACGAAGGGGCCGCCAAAGCCGCCCAGGTGGAAAAACCTGAGGCCGCAGACACAAATCAAGAACAACCTGCCGAAGAACTTGAAGAAGCGGCAGAGTAG
- the rplT gene encoding 50S ribosomal protein L20 — protein sequence MARVKTGITRRKRHQKVLKATKGQFGSRSKLFKRANEALLKSLWYAYRDRRNRKRDLRGLWITRINAAARINGTTYSRLMSAFKKTNIGVNRKMLAEIAVHDPKAFSALVQQSN from the coding sequence ATGGCAAGAGTAAAGACCGGTATCACCCGCCGCAAGCGGCACCAAAAAGTTTTGAAGGCCACCAAGGGCCAGTTCGGCTCGCGCTCCAAGCTGTTCAAGCGCGCCAACGAAGCGCTGTTGAAAAGCCTGTGGTACGCCTACCGCGACCGCCGCAACCGCAAACGCGACCTGCGCGGCCTGTGGATCACGCGCATCAATGCGGCCGCTCGCATCAACGGCACCACATACAGCCGTCTGATGAGCGCCTTCAAGAAGACCAACATCGGCGTGAACCGCAAGATGCTGGCCGAGATCGCCGTGCACGACCCCAAGGCGTTCAGCGCCCTGGTGCAGCAGAGCAATTAG
- a CDS encoding 50S ribosomal protein L35, whose product MKTHKATAKRFRLTGSGKLVRTKGGKSHLRRRTSSRTAALFSEMIPVKGKGFIKRIRRLAPYMHKYRANPSTHTAK is encoded by the coding sequence ATGAAGACCCACAAGGCCACCGCCAAGCGCTTCCGCTTGACCGGTTCGGGCAAATTGGTGCGCACCAAGGGCGGCAAGAGCCACTTGCGCCGGCGCACCTCTTCCCGCACCGCGGCCCTGTTCAGTGAAATGATCCCCGTGAAGGGCAAGGGGTTCATCAAGCGCATCCGTCGCTTGGCGCCCTACATGCATAAGTACCGCGCCAACCCCAGCACCCACACGGCGAAGTAA
- a CDS encoding EamA family transporter, with amino-acid sequence MSTSPQTAGSGGKLDPVGLSNLFVVYIVWSSTYLAIRLAVQEGAGFPPFTMGLMRAALAAVVLLAWAKLRREQLKPTRSETVTLIVSGLLLWLGGNGLVTFAEQRTESGLAALLVAASPIWAAIIEAIVDRKWPSRSLVLALLAGFIGTGLLVVPELMSGVAADTVASLALVFAAIAWAGGSVFQARRPVSLNPGASSAYQMVFGALGFALVALLMGEPRPTPTPQAWWAFGYLVVVGSIFTFTAYVTALRRLPTQIVMTYAYVNPVLAVLLGSLVLNEKITPWIIFGSLFVLIGVAGVFQERRKRQQNATKA; translated from the coding sequence ATGTCCACATCCCCACAGACCGCCGGCAGCGGCGGCAAGCTCGACCCGGTGGGCCTGAGCAACCTGTTCGTCGTTTACATCGTATGGAGCAGCACCTACCTGGCCATTCGCCTGGCCGTGCAGGAAGGCGCCGGCTTCCCGCCCTTCACCATGGGGCTGATGCGCGCCGCCCTGGCCGCCGTCGTGCTGCTGGCCTGGGCCAAGCTGCGCCGGGAGCAGCTCAAGCCGACCCGCAGCGAGACGGTCACGCTGATCGTCTCCGGCCTGCTGCTCTGGCTGGGCGGCAATGGGCTGGTGACCTTTGCCGAACAACGCACTGAGTCCGGCCTGGCGGCCCTGCTGGTGGCGGCCTCGCCCATTTGGGCCGCCATCATTGAAGCCATTGTGGACCGCAAATGGCCTTCGCGCAGCCTGGTGCTGGCCTTGCTGGCCGGCTTCATCGGCACCGGTCTGCTGGTGGTGCCGGAGCTGATGAGCGGCGTGGCCGCCGACACTGTGGCCAGCCTGGCGCTGGTCTTCGCCGCCATCGCCTGGGCGGGCGGGTCGGTGTTCCAGGCCCGCCGGCCGGTCTCACTCAACCCCGGCGCCAGCTCCGCCTACCAAATGGTTTTCGGCGCGCTGGGCTTTGCCCTGGTGGCCCTGCTGATGGGCGAACCGCGGCCCACGCCCACCCCGCAGGCCTGGTGGGCCTTCGGCTACCTGGTGGTGGTCGGCTCCATCTTCACCTTTACAGCCTACGTGACCGCCTTGCGGCGGCTGCCGACCCAGATCGTGATGACTTATGCGTACGTCAACCCGGTGCTGGCCGTGCTGCTGGGCAGCTTGGTGCTGAACGAGAAGATCACGCCCTGGATCATCTTCGGCAGTCTGTTCGTGCTGATCGGCGTGGCCGGGGTCTTTCAGGAGCGGCGCAAGCGCCAACAAAACGCAACCAAAGCGTAG
- a CDS encoding DMT family transporter: MPTNASWKAYAALFVGVLILSLSAILTAMAQAPGAVVSFYRVLIGNLVLLLPFLASFRKDRLRLSGRGVWLALLAGLFFGLDLAAWATAIRAGGATIPTLLGNLAPIWVALGAWLIFKEQLNWKFWSGLAIALAGVLVVLNLSFENGLQATPGAGWGLVSAVFYGAYLLTTQKGRDHLNALSFFWLSALGSAICLLVLVFLLGDPLTGYPASSIWAFVGLGVVVQGVGWLLITFTQGYLPASVVAPTLLIQPVLTAFLAGPLLGEQFSAQQWLGGAAVLLGIIVVYRSRLAAPAAQPA; this comes from the coding sequence ATGCCCACGAACGCATCGTGGAAGGCTTATGCCGCCCTGTTTGTGGGCGTTCTTATTTTAAGCTTGTCCGCCATCCTAACTGCCATGGCCCAGGCCCCGGGGGCTGTGGTCAGCTTTTACCGGGTGCTGATCGGCAACCTGGTGCTGTTGCTGCCCTTCCTGGCCAGCTTCCGCAAAGACCGCCTGCGTCTCTCCGGCCGCGGCGTATGGCTGGCGCTGCTGGCCGGCCTCTTCTTCGGCCTGGATCTGGCCGCCTGGGCCACTGCCATCCGTGCCGGCGGCGCCACCATCCCCACGCTGTTGGGCAACCTGGCCCCCATTTGGGTGGCCCTGGGCGCCTGGCTGATCTTCAAAGAGCAGCTCAACTGGAAGTTCTGGAGCGGCCTGGCGATTGCGCTGGCCGGGGTGCTGGTGGTGCTCAACCTCAGTTTCGAGAACGGCTTGCAGGCCACGCCCGGGGCGGGCTGGGGGCTGGTCTCAGCCGTGTTCTACGGCGCTTACCTGCTCACCACCCAAAAGGGCCGTGACCACCTGAACGCGCTGAGCTTCTTTTGGCTCAGCGCCCTGGGCTCGGCCATCTGCCTGTTGGTGCTGGTCTTCCTGCTGGGTGACCCGCTGACCGGCTACCCGGCCAGCAGCATTTGGGCTTTCGTGGGCCTGGGCGTGGTGGTGCAGGGCGTGGGCTGGCTGCTGATCACGTTCACCCAGGGCTATCTGCCTGCTTCGGTGGTGGCGCCCACCTTGCTGATCCAGCCGGTGCTGACCGCCTTCCTGGCCGGCCCGCTGCTGGGCGAGCAGTTCTCAGCCCAGCAGTGGCTGGGCGGCGCGGCGGTGCTGCTCGGCATCATTGTCGTGTATCGCAGTCGACTGGCGGCCCCTGCGGCCCAGCCTGCCTAG
- a CDS encoding RNA methyltransferase — MINSAQNPKVQETRALLRQTKRRKQAGAFVVEGVRLANEALLSGWPLRLALYTEALAAAEAGLLRQLRSKGASLELVSDAVMAAAADTQTPQGILLQLAWQPPALPAQLDFALVLDGLADPGNLGTLLRSAAAAGCGAVLLGPGCADAYGPKALRGGMGAHFRLPVLPQSWGEIGAVLAQHKLQAVLTAAGEGPAYYAADLRQPVALILGGEAHGASAGARNLAGQSLHIPMPGGSESLNVAIAGSIVLFEVVRQRRTA; from the coding sequence GTGATCAATTCCGCCCAAAACCCCAAAGTGCAAGAGACGCGCGCCTTGTTGCGCCAAACCAAGCGCCGCAAGCAAGCCGGCGCCTTCGTGGTGGAGGGCGTGCGCCTGGCCAATGAAGCGCTGCTTTCCGGCTGGCCGCTGCGCCTGGCGCTGTACACCGAGGCGCTGGCCGCCGCAGAAGCGGGCCTGCTGCGCCAACTGCGCTCCAAAGGCGCCAGCCTTGAGCTGGTATCCGACGCGGTGATGGCCGCCGCGGCCGATACGCAGACGCCGCAGGGCATCTTGCTGCAGCTGGCCTGGCAGCCACCCGCGCTGCCCGCCCAGCTGGACTTTGCTTTAGTACTGGACGGCCTGGCCGACCCCGGCAACCTGGGCACGCTGCTGCGCAGCGCGGCCGCCGCCGGCTGCGGAGCGGTGCTGCTTGGCCCGGGCTGCGCCGACGCTTACGGCCCCAAGGCGTTGCGCGGCGGCATGGGCGCGCACTTTCGCCTGCCTGTGCTCCCGCAAAGCTGGGGCGAGATCGGCGCCGTACTGGCGCAGCACAAGCTGCAGGCTGTGCTGACCGCCGCCGGCGAAGGCCCGGCTTACTACGCCGCCGACCTGCGCCAACCGGTTGCGCTCATCCTGGGCGGCGAGGCCCATGGGGCCAGCGCCGGGGCGCGCAACTTGGCCGGCCAAAGCCTGCACATCCCCATGCCCGGCGGCAGTGAATCGTTGAATGTCGCCATTGCCGGCAGCATCGTCTTGTTTGAGGTGGTGCGCCAAAGGCGAACAGCCTAG
- a CDS encoding fatty acid desaturase: protein MQETAVRTKPAWVEIVKKYTVPDHRKSIWQLVNSLVPFFAIWVLMYYSLQVNYLITLALAFLNGLFLMRIFIIQHDCGHNSFFKSTKWNNRVGTLLGVLTLTPYYAWRSSHARHHANSGDLDFRGIGDVDTITVNEYQALSFWGKLRYRFYRHPLVLFVIGPSILFIVLHRIPKGQNLKDKQDRNSVLFTNLMLALIFFGVGSQIGYMNLVKMWLPMMIFVATVGVYLFYVQHQFEDTYWRWHEEWDYAEAALRGSSFFKLPKVLQWFSGNIGFHHLHHLSPKIPNYNLEQAHYENPSFQQVKTITLLSSLQSIFLHLWDEQTHKLISWREYARRFRNQPSAG from the coding sequence ATGCAAGAAACTGCTGTCCGCACCAAACCCGCTTGGGTAGAGATCGTTAAAAAATATACGGTGCCCGATCACCGCAAGAGCATCTGGCAGCTGGTCAACAGCCTGGTGCCCTTCTTCGCCATTTGGGTGCTGATGTACTACAGCCTGCAGGTCAATTATCTGATCACTCTGGCGCTGGCCTTCCTCAACGGCCTATTCCTGATGCGCATCTTCATCATTCAGCACGACTGCGGTCACAACTCCTTCTTTAAATCCACCAAGTGGAACAACCGCGTCGGCACCCTTTTGGGCGTACTGACCCTGACGCCCTACTACGCCTGGCGCAGCTCGCATGCCCGCCACCATGCCAACTCCGGCGATCTGGACTTCCGCGGCATTGGCGATGTAGACACCATCACGGTCAATGAATACCAGGCCCTCTCCTTCTGGGGCAAGCTGCGCTACCGCTTCTACCGTCACCCGCTGGTGCTGTTCGTGATCGGCCCCAGCATCTTGTTCATCGTCCTGCATCGCATTCCCAAGGGCCAGAACCTGAAGGATAAACAGGACCGCAACAGCGTGCTGTTCACCAACCTGATGCTGGCGCTGATCTTCTTTGGCGTCGGTTCGCAAATTGGCTACATGAATTTGGTCAAGATGTGGCTGCCGATGATGATCTTCGTGGCCACCGTCGGCGTGTACTTGTTCTATGTGCAGCACCAGTTTGAAGATACTTACTGGCGCTGGCACGAAGAGTGGGATTATGCCGAGGCGGCTTTGCGCGGCTCTTCCTTCTTCAAACTGCCCAAGGTGCTGCAGTGGTTCAGCGGCAACATTGGCTTCCATCACCTGCACCACCTCAGCCCCAAGATCCCCAACTACAACCTGGAGCAGGCTCATTACGAGAACCCCAGCTTCCAACAGGTAAAGACCATCACCTTGCTCAGCAGCCTGCAGAGCATCTTCCTGCACCTGTGGGACGAGCAAACCCATAAGCTGATCAGCTGGCGCGAATACGCCCGGCGCTTCCGCAACCAGCCCAGTGCCGGCTAA